A portion of the Candidatus Babeliales bacterium genome contains these proteins:
- a CDS encoding glycoside hydrolase family 18 protein — translation MRFSIVATSFLMFVLFLTHAICFTQAACPTPVPDRYSKVKPGKIVAAYFASWDKYGQYKVADIEPIAKTLTHIIYAFAKPNPSTGLCELLDPWADVGANFEHRKKAGGHFGELLQLKQKHPHLKILLSIGGGSHSKHLPEIARGGMTKQFVKSAVKLLDEYEYNFNHSGDGSEKQHSFLYSELFDGIDLDWEWPGSTVSGDMVVAYHDMVALFKKELHKRSKKLGRKSIFTCAVQVHPSIIEDLKLGLIAEYVDWFNVMAYDFGGATAPGVSLNAPICNQWSRYSVDGSINALIDSGVSPEKLVLGIPLYGHVFDKTQEKIGSLFERTEKTGSLRYEKIKDLYIDNPACHAKWHKKSHVPYVFCPDDGIFVSYDDERSVKAKVDYARQKLLQGVVFWRLSGDDKKHSLVKAASR, via the coding sequence ATGAGGTTTTCAATTGTTGCGACCAGCTTTTTAATGTTCGTTCTTTTTTTAACGCATGCTATTTGTTTTACGCAGGCAGCATGTCCAACGCCAGTTCCTGATCGGTACAGCAAGGTTAAGCCGGGAAAGATTGTTGCCGCATATTTTGCTAGTTGGGATAAATATGGTCAGTACAAGGTTGCAGATATTGAGCCGATTGCCAAAACGCTTACCCATATAATTTATGCATTTGCTAAACCAAATCCAAGCACTGGTCTATGTGAGCTGCTTGACCCGTGGGCAGACGTTGGTGCTAATTTTGAGCATCGAAAAAAAGCTGGCGGCCATTTTGGTGAGCTGCTGCAACTTAAACAAAAACATCCACATTTAAAAATTCTTTTATCTATCGGTGGTGGATCTCATAGCAAGCATTTGCCTGAAATTGCTCGAGGCGGTATGACCAAACAATTTGTAAAGTCTGCGGTAAAGCTGCTTGATGAGTATGAATATAATTTTAATCATTCTGGAGATGGGTCAGAAAAACAGCATTCTTTCCTGTACTCAGAATTGTTTGATGGTATTGATTTAGATTGGGAATGGCCAGGAAGCACCGTTTCAGGTGATATGGTTGTGGCGTATCATGATATGGTTGCATTGTTTAAAAAAGAATTACATAAGCGGTCTAAAAAGCTAGGCAGAAAATCGATATTTACCTGTGCCGTTCAGGTACATCCAAGCATTATCGAAGATTTAAAGTTGGGACTCATTGCTGAGTATGTCGATTGGTTTAACGTGATGGCATATGACTTTGGTGGGGCAACAGCACCAGGCGTAAGTCTTAATGCTCCGATTTGTAACCAATGGTCACGGTATAGCGTTGATGGATCGATAAATGCTTTGATCGATTCAGGTGTATCGCCAGAAAAATTAGTGCTTGGAATTCCTTTGTACGGTCATGTATTTGATAAAACTCAGGAAAAAATAGGATCACTTTTTGAGCGCACTGAAAAAACAGGTTCTTTGCGCTATGAAAAAATTAAAGATTTATATATCGACAATCCAGCATGCCATGCCAAGTGGCATAAAAAGTCTCACGTTCCTTATGTGTTTTGCCCAGATGATGGCATTTTTGTGAGTTATGATGATGAGCGTTCAGTGAAAGCTAAGGTTGATTATGCTCGGCAGAAATTGCTTCAAGGGGTAGTTTTTTGGAGGCTTTCTGGCGATGATAAGAAGCACAGTTTAGTCAAAGCAGCTTCAAGATAA
- the gyrA gene encoding DNA gyrase subunit A, with protein MSSDTNQENKKPEISPILIEDELKSSFLDYAMSVVVSRAIPDVRDGLKPVHRRVVYTMHSLGFVYNKSYHKSVRVVGEVLGRFHPHGDQAVYNTMVGMVQDFSKRYPLLDGQGNWGSVDGDNAAAMRYTEVRMEKICSELLADISKETVDFVPNFDESTVEPILLPTKFPNLLVNGTAGIAVGMATSIPPHNFGEVIDGCLAILKNKNISDDELFRLIPAPDFPTGGIICGRAGIVKAYQTGRGSLVLRGVVAEEEGKKGTQLVITELPYQVNKSELIIKIADLVKDKIVEGISNIRDESDKKGMRLVIELKKGDIPSVTLNQLYKHTSLQTTVSFLMLALLDNKPIVFSLRRILDEFLVHRRTIIMRRTEYDLKKAQAREHILVGLLIALDNIDKVIELLKLSKSAQEAIEKLNDVYMLSLEQAKAILEMRLQRLTGLEQEKLHEETKELKTLIAQLQILLQDVAVLDKEIVRELVELKEQYGDKRRSRIEGPIDLLSDLDLVPEEDVVVTLTRKGYIKRVTLKTYEVQHRGGKGKMGMASLDDFDDIVQDLFVTTTHGDLLFFSNFGRVYCMKVYEIPEGSRISKGRALVNLLPLQEGEYVVKLLDSGDLADKYVVMVTRDGSVKRTLGDHFTKIRCTGIRALSLNEGDELVFCSVCTEDNSIVIATKLGQGIRFKASEVRSMGRQAAGVRGIRIRKDDAVVGMEVISDDRDILFATARGYGKRTKIEDFRVAHRGGVGVRTIPTGTRNGDVIGLVHVSDDSEILLIDKAGKIIRISPKEVRTMGRQAQGVRLIRLDDSQELSSVVAFVGMPAEQSDGEQRDQESEKE; from the coding sequence ATGAGTTCTGATACAAATCAAGAAAATAAAAAACCTGAAATTTCCCCGATTTTAATTGAAGATGAGTTAAAGTCATCGTTTCTTGATTATGCAATGTCTGTTGTTGTATCAAGGGCAATTCCCGATGTTCGTGATGGTTTAAAACCAGTTCACCGTCGTGTAGTCTACACGATGCATAGCTTAGGATTCGTTTATAATAAATCATATCACAAATCAGTGCGCGTTGTGGGTGAAGTGCTCGGACGTTTCCATCCGCACGGTGATCAAGCTGTGTACAACACCATGGTTGGTATGGTTCAAGATTTTTCAAAAAGATATCCTCTTTTGGATGGTCAAGGAAACTGGGGTTCTGTTGATGGTGATAATGCAGCGGCGATGCGTTATACCGAAGTAAGAATGGAAAAAATATGTTCAGAGCTTCTTGCTGATATTTCAAAAGAAACCGTTGATTTCGTTCCAAACTTTGATGAATCAACTGTTGAACCGATTTTACTTCCAACAAAATTTCCAAATCTTTTAGTCAATGGTACTGCAGGTATTGCAGTTGGTATGGCTACATCGATTCCACCACATAACTTTGGTGAAGTAATTGATGGTTGCCTCGCAATTTTAAAAAATAAAAATATCTCAGATGACGAATTATTTCGTTTAATTCCTGCTCCAGATTTTCCAACAGGCGGTATCATTTGTGGTCGCGCAGGAATTGTAAAAGCATATCAAACAGGTCGTGGCAGCTTAGTGTTGCGCGGTGTGGTTGCAGAAGAAGAAGGTAAAAAAGGTACACAATTAGTGATTACCGAATTACCGTATCAAGTTAATAAATCTGAATTGATCATTAAGATCGCTGACTTAGTTAAAGATAAAATCGTCGAAGGTATTTCAAATATTCGTGATGAGTCTGACAAAAAAGGTATGCGTTTGGTCATTGAGCTCAAAAAGGGCGATATTCCAAGCGTTACGCTCAATCAGCTGTATAAACATACATCGCTTCAAACAACAGTATCTTTCTTGATGTTAGCGCTTCTTGATAACAAACCGATTGTGTTCTCTTTACGTCGTATCCTTGATGAGTTCTTAGTTCATCGTCGTACGATCATCATGAGACGTACTGAGTATGATTTGAAAAAAGCTCAAGCACGTGAACACATCTTGGTAGGGCTTTTGATTGCGCTTGATAACATTGATAAAGTTATTGAACTTTTAAAACTTTCAAAATCAGCACAAGAAGCAATTGAGAAGTTAAACGATGTTTATATGTTGTCTTTAGAACAAGCTAAAGCGATTCTTGAAATGAGACTTCAGCGTTTGACTGGTCTTGAGCAAGAAAAATTACATGAAGAAACAAAAGAATTAAAAACTCTCATTGCTCAATTGCAAATTCTTTTGCAAGACGTAGCGGTTCTTGATAAAGAAATAGTTAGAGAGCTTGTTGAGCTTAAAGAGCAATATGGTGACAAGCGTCGTAGCAGAATTGAAGGTCCGATCGATTTACTTTCAGATCTTGATTTAGTTCCAGAAGAAGATGTGGTTGTTACGTTAACTCGTAAAGGTTACATCAAGCGCGTTACTCTTAAAACATACGAAGTTCAGCATCGTGGCGGAAAAGGCAAAATGGGTATGGCATCACTCGATGATTTCGATGATATCGTACAAGATTTGTTTGTAACCACAACTCATGGCGACTTACTATTCTTTAGTAATTTTGGTCGTGTGTATTGCATGAAGGTGTATGAAATACCAGAAGGTTCACGTATCTCTAAGGGTCGTGCATTGGTAAATCTATTGCCTCTTCAAGAAGGTGAATACGTTGTCAAATTACTTGATTCTGGTGACCTTGCAGATAAATATGTCGTGATGGTAACTCGTGATGGAAGCGTTAAGCGTACACTCGGTGATCATTTTACTAAAATTCGTTGTACTGGAATTCGAGCATTAAGCTTGAACGAAGGTGACGAGCTTGTCTTCTGTTCAGTGTGCACTGAAGATAATTCAATTGTAATCGCAACTAAATTAGGTCAAGGAATTCGCTTTAAAGCATCAGAAGTTCGTAGCATGGGACGTCAGGCTGCAGGTGTACGCGGTATTCGCATACGCAAAGATGACGCTGTCGTTGGTATGGAAGTTATTAGCGATGATCGCGATATCTTGTTTGCAACAGCTCGTGGCTATGGAAAACGAACTAAGATTGAAGATTTCCGTGTAGCACATCGTGGTGGTGTTGGTGTTAGAACTATTCCAACAGGTACACGTAACGGTGATGTGATTGGTTTAGTACACGTGAGCGATGATTCAGAAATCTTGTTGATTGATAAAGCTGGAAAAATTATCAGAATTTCTCCAAAAGAAGTTCGCACTATGGGCCGTCAAGCTCAGGGTGTTCGATTAATTCGTCTGGATGATTCGCAAGAGCTTTCATCAGTCGTTGCCTTTGTAGGTATGCCAGCTGAGCAGTCAGACGGCGAGCAGCGAGATCAAGAATCTGAAAAAGAATAA
- the dprA gene encoding DNA-processing protein DprA, with the protein MNTEHTILHLSLIENLYPKFVQQLIEKITVEKLPEIYTYTAQDFIGLGFPQDKTPLLVAGLKDMARLHKELQLVEQHNVTVITLWCPEYPALLKQIDAAPLVLYCQGDVRLFENEKTIACVGARKAHRYVDDALMMLVVPMIEDGWVVVSGGAAGADTYAHQIALNHKGKTIVVVGSGLCHVYPPQNRPLFEKVVYDGGLIVSCFPMNMASFPYNFPIRNRIISGLSKGCLVLQAASKSGALITAQFALEQGREVFAVPGPIFDPLSAGCHDLIQQGAKLVTCTQDILDELSYPGKVAQVQMKILADSEKIKNDDVSSSPRKQGPKSAISDLSNFDEVELSILHYTVTPVTAEFLLSKVGVSIDALQSKLFSLSLDGKICQDSIGLWKRV; encoded by the coding sequence ATGAATACAGAGCATACCATTTTACATCTATCACTTATCGAAAATCTTTATCCAAAGTTTGTGCAGCAATTGATTGAAAAAATAACGGTAGAAAAGTTGCCAGAGATTTATACCTATACAGCACAAGATTTTATAGGTCTTGGTTTTCCCCAAGATAAAACACCGTTGCTTGTCGCTGGGCTTAAAGATATGGCACGCTTGCACAAAGAATTACAACTTGTAGAGCAACATAACGTTACAGTCATTACATTGTGGTGCCCTGAGTACCCAGCTCTCTTAAAACAGATTGATGCTGCTCCTTTGGTTTTATATTGCCAAGGTGACGTGCGTCTTTTTGAAAATGAAAAAACGATCGCTTGTGTGGGTGCTCGCAAAGCTCATAGATATGTGGACGATGCTTTAATGATGCTCGTCGTGCCGATGATTGAAGATGGTTGGGTCGTTGTCAGTGGTGGAGCTGCTGGTGCTGATACCTACGCGCATCAAATAGCACTTAATCATAAAGGCAAAACGATTGTGGTAGTTGGTTCTGGACTCTGTCATGTGTATCCTCCGCAAAATAGACCACTTTTTGAGAAAGTTGTGTACGATGGTGGTTTGATTGTCAGCTGTTTTCCGATGAATATGGCTTCATTTCCTTATAATTTTCCTATTCGTAATCGAATAATATCTGGACTTTCCAAAGGTTGCTTAGTGCTTCAGGCTGCATCTAAAAGTGGCGCTTTAATCACTGCGCAGTTTGCCTTGGAGCAAGGGCGTGAAGTGTTTGCTGTGCCGGGACCAATTTTTGATCCGCTCAGTGCTGGGTGTCATGATTTAATTCAACAAGGAGCCAAGCTGGTAACGTGCACTCAAGATATTTTAGATGAACTGTCTTACCCTGGAAAAGTCGCTCAAGTTCAAATGAAGATTTTGGCTGATTCTGAAAAAATAAAAAATGACGATGTATCGTCATCCCCTCGTAAGCAGGGACCCAAATCAGCTATTTCTGATCTCTCTAACTTTGATGAGGTTGAATTATCTATCTTGCATTACACAGTTACGCCGGTCACCGCGGAGTTTTTGCTTTCAAAGGTTGGGGTAAGTATTGATGCTTTACAATCAAAACTGTTTAGTCTGAGCCTTGATGGTAAAATTTGTCAGGATTCCATTGGTTTATGGAAACGGGTTTGA
- a CDS encoding rhodanese-like domain-containing protein has protein sequence MKISKMFSLVFLTVYPHQGLAADFVEMPLISAKDLQVEMQAQTGQSVKGNNRRKFYKNQNLLVINVLSPSICSDCHIPGSINVPLHTLTKKSQDWRKDANIVLHCASLHCPLSRYAFEMLSKLGFTRIRVFDGGLQEWTAEKFPRVGRCRAGYLRF, from the coding sequence ATGAAAATTTCAAAAATGTTTAGTTTGGTTTTCCTAACTGTTTATCCGCATCAAGGTCTTGCGGCAGACTTTGTAGAGATGCCACTGATTTCAGCAAAAGACCTACAAGTAGAGATGCAAGCACAAACTGGACAATCGGTTAAAGGCAACAACAGGCGAAAATTTTACAAAAATCAAAATTTGCTCGTTATTAATGTTTTATCCCCATCGATTTGCTCAGATTGTCATATTCCTGGATCAATCAATGTTCCTCTTCATACTCTGACAAAAAAATCTCAAGATTGGCGTAAGGATGCTAATATTGTTCTTCATTGTGCCAGCTTGCATTGCCCTTTGAGTCGGTATGCTTTTGAGATGCTCAGCAAGCTCGGATTTACTCGGATACGGGTATTTGATGGTGGCCTGCAAGAGTGGACAGCAGAAAAATTTCCACGAGTTGGACGTTGTAGGGCTGGGTATCTACGCTTTTAG
- the rpmF gene encoding 50S ribosomal protein L32, whose translation MPCPKRKTSKARRNQRSANKGLEVQTFTHCPNSGVPVMPHIVCLESGFYKGVKVIATKADRLVLRNQRRQTQEARKSKASEQAPSEKE comes from the coding sequence ATGCCATGTCCCAAACGAAAAACGTCGAAGGCTCGTCGCAATCAACGTTCTGCTAACAAAGGCCTAGAAGTTCAAACTTTCACACATTGCCCAAACAGTGGCGTTCCTGTAATGCCTCACATTGTATGTTTGGAAAGTGGATTTTACAAAGGTGTTAAAGTTATAGCGACAAAAGCTGACAGACTTGTTTTAAGAAATCAAAGACGTCAAACTCAAGAAGCTCGCAAAAGCAAGGCTTCAGAGCAAGCTCCAAGCGAAAAAGAATAA
- the gltX gene encoding glutamate--tRNA ligase — MNPQNNKPVRVRFAPSPTGNLHIGSLRTALFNWLFARHHNGTFLIRVEDTDVVRSTKKFEHSLMESLAWTGIISDEPLMYQASRMELYRQFAEQLLKENKAYKCFCTEVELQEKREATQERQDTYQYDKRCRALVDSDSSNQKPFVVRFKVVIDSENFIFADDIKGQVSIPAEQVDDFVLLRSDGTVTYNFANVIDDNEMQITQVIRGEEHLFNTPKQILLYQAFGYEAPSYAHIPLILGPSGQKLSKRDGATSVVEYKKEGYLPQALCNYLVRLGWSHGDQEIFTQQEMIEHFSLHGINRSGAKFDIEKLKWVNSFYIKALTPAAIIELFAKDLEKDIAQDTPDLTDEQRQAWVTLYQDRSSTLKELYDQVVKSYNLPASYDWENLRKLIEKDSVIILQLLQQEFVNLEFEKHQLSEKVKAFCKLHNYKMSEIAQLLRFALTGSISGPSIFDMMVLLGSREVQKRISGVIAEF, encoded by the coding sequence ATGAATCCACAAAATAACAAACCTGTGCGCGTGCGATTTGCGCCATCGCCTACAGGAAATTTACACATCGGCTCGTTGCGAACAGCACTTTTTAATTGGTTGTTTGCACGACATCACAACGGAACATTTCTCATCCGCGTTGAAGATACTGACGTGGTCAGATCGACGAAAAAGTTCGAACACTCATTGATGGAAAGTCTAGCGTGGACGGGTATCATTTCAGATGAACCACTTATGTATCAAGCGTCTCGCATGGAACTGTATCGACAGTTTGCTGAGCAACTGCTTAAAGAAAATAAAGCATACAAATGTTTTTGCACAGAAGTTGAACTTCAAGAAAAACGTGAAGCTACTCAGGAACGTCAAGATACGTATCAGTATGATAAAAGATGTCGTGCTTTAGTAGACAGTGATTCATCAAACCAGAAACCATTTGTTGTTCGGTTTAAAGTAGTTATCGACAGCGAAAATTTTATCTTTGCAGATGATATTAAAGGGCAAGTTTCAATTCCAGCAGAGCAGGTTGATGATTTTGTTCTCTTGCGATCTGATGGAACGGTGACCTATAATTTTGCCAACGTTATCGATGATAACGAAATGCAAATCACTCAAGTTATTCGTGGCGAAGAGCATCTTTTCAACACTCCAAAACAGATTTTATTATATCAAGCATTTGGATATGAGGCTCCGAGCTATGCGCACATTCCTTTAATTTTAGGACCATCAGGTCAGAAATTAAGTAAACGGGATGGTGCTACATCGGTGGTTGAATATAAAAAAGAAGGATATTTGCCTCAAGCTTTGTGCAATTATTTAGTTCGCTTGGGCTGGTCTCATGGGGATCAAGAAATTTTTACACAGCAAGAAATGATTGAGCATTTTTCATTGCATGGCATTAACCGTAGCGGTGCAAAATTTGACATTGAAAAATTGAAGTGGGTTAATAGCTTTTACATTAAAGCACTAACACCAGCTGCAATCATAGAGCTTTTTGCAAAAGATTTGGAAAAAGATATTGCTCAAGATACTCCAGATTTAACAGACGAGCAGCGTCAAGCTTGGGTTACTTTGTACCAGGATCGATCAAGTACCTTAAAAGAGTTATACGATCAGGTTGTAAAATCATATAACCTTCCAGCAAGCTATGATTGGGAAAATTTACGTAAATTGATTGAAAAAGACTCAGTCATTATTTTACAGTTGTTGCAACAAGAGTTTGTAAATCTTGAATTTGAAAAGCATCAGCTATCAGAAAAAGTGAAAGCATTCTGTAAGTTGCATAACTATAAAATGTCAGAAATTGCACAGTTGTTACGCTTTGCTTTGACTGGATCTATTTCTGGACCATCTATTTTTGACATGATGGTATTGCTTGGATCTCGAGAAGTACAAAAAAGAATATCGGGAGTGATAGCAGAATTTTAA
- a CDS encoding ACP S-malonyltransferase, with amino-acid sequence MSKRIGVIFPGYGEQFVGMGKDIYDEVRIVQEFFEQAAGTADINFVKLLFASSDEEISSIRYSYLAIYLFEVSLYEVLHEKGLRPDFVAGYGIGEYAAAYASRSLNFFDALYVLNKYAQFYDEFMKDKDYTVLRIFREFDMESIEELCKKKSTEAQPAYVSAQNTDKAFYIAGAEKTISKIQNYCAQEVIRKVKVIGAGYGLHSPLMDEVVERLKPYYHKIQFKPLQVPVITNVDAVYVTGHEALESAMMRKINNRVQWFEVMKGFEGCDVIVSVGPGAQLIEWFKETYPDKEYYTVSNLKDVAAIESLFFTHVPTVEDQIIISSGHKTQESEEKKDLHEADLVNELPSDFDDEDEDED; translated from the coding sequence ATGTCAAAACGTATTGGGGTGATTTTTCCTGGATATGGTGAGCAGTTTGTCGGGATGGGTAAAGATATCTACGACGAAGTGCGCATAGTCCAGGAATTTTTTGAACAAGCTGCAGGAACTGCAGACATCAATTTTGTAAAACTGTTATTTGCTTCCTCTGATGAAGAAATTTCTTCAATTCGTTATTCATATTTAGCGATTTATCTTTTTGAAGTTTCTTTGTATGAAGTTTTGCATGAAAAAGGGTTACGTCCTGATTTTGTAGCGGGATATGGGATTGGTGAATACGCTGCGGCATATGCATCTCGGTCTCTTAACTTTTTTGACGCTTTGTACGTTTTAAATAAATATGCCCAATTTTACGATGAATTTATGAAAGACAAAGATTATACCGTTCTGCGTATTTTCCGTGAATTTGACATGGAATCTATAGAAGAATTGTGCAAAAAAAAATCAACAGAAGCTCAGCCTGCATATGTTTCTGCACAAAACACCGACAAAGCATTTTATATTGCTGGAGCTGAAAAAACTATTTCAAAAATTCAAAATTATTGCGCGCAAGAAGTGATTCGAAAAGTTAAAGTGATTGGTGCAGGATATGGACTTCATAGTCCTTTGATGGATGAAGTGGTTGAACGATTAAAACCGTACTATCATAAAATTCAATTTAAGCCGCTTCAAGTTCCTGTCATCACCAACGTTGATGCTGTTTATGTTACCGGTCATGAGGCATTGGAATCAGCAATGATGAGAAAGATTAACAACCGTGTGCAATGGTTTGAAGTGATGAAGGGCTTTGAAGGATGTGATGTTATCGTAAGTGTCGGGCCCGGAGCGCAGTTGATTGAATGGTTTAAAGAAACATATCCAGATAAAGAGTATTACACAGTGTCTAACTTAAAAGATGTTGCAGCTATTGAGTCTCTCTTTTTTACTCATGTGCCGACAGTTGAAGACCAGATTATAATTTCATCAGGTCATAAGACTCAAGAGTCAGAAGAGAAGAAAGATTTACATGAAGCTGATTTGGTTAATGAACTTCCATCAGATTTTGATGATGAAGATGAAGACGAAGACTAA
- a CDS encoding YicC/YloC family endoribonuclease, with protein sequence MTQSMTGFASAIVEIPINATEKLSLSLHLKSLNSRYFEATCKLPYLINNCEVLIQRILKKKLERGHVYLTIKIQHDSTKHVVIPSLTTIKGYLEAIKIIQKTCDLKEEVSLQTLLQLPNILHIEEESLNSKAEENILKAIEDLADSLIITRKTEGQVLSDDIEFHVKEITKKLALIKTASGKAIVTKKQDLETLITCLQNSANEELSVSNCLLDNQKITLLAELEKIDINEEIVRATSHVTNIVQILKEDNQSKGKKLDFTLQELNRETNTIASKCSQISISSLTIDIKTDLEKAREQAQNIL encoded by the coding sequence ATGACCCAAAGTATGACCGGATTTGCATCTGCAATTGTCGAAATTCCTATCAATGCAACAGAAAAACTTTCACTTTCGTTGCATCTTAAATCTTTAAATTCACGCTACTTTGAAGCTACGTGCAAATTGCCGTATCTCATTAACAACTGCGAAGTGTTAATTCAGCGTATTTTGAAAAAAAAATTAGAACGTGGTCATGTCTACCTCACGATTAAAATCCAACACGATTCAACCAAGCATGTTGTAATTCCATCTTTAACAACGATCAAAGGATATCTAGAAGCTATCAAAATAATTCAAAAAACTTGTGATCTCAAAGAAGAAGTGTCACTTCAGACGCTTCTCCAGCTTCCTAATATTTTGCACATCGAAGAAGAAAGCTTGAACAGTAAAGCTGAAGAAAATATTTTAAAAGCTATTGAAGATCTTGCTGACAGTCTGATTATAACACGTAAAACAGAAGGCCAAGTGCTATCAGATGATATCGAATTTCATGTAAAAGAAATTACAAAAAAATTAGCACTCATCAAAACAGCATCTGGTAAAGCTATTGTCACTAAAAAACAAGATCTTGAGACTTTGATCACTTGCTTACAAAATTCAGCAAACGAAGAACTTTCTGTAAGCAACTGTCTTTTAGATAATCAAAAAATTACACTTCTTGCTGAACTTGAAAAAATTGATATCAACGAAGAAATAGTTCGTGCAACATCTCACGTTACAAACATCGTACAAATTCTCAAAGAAGACAACCAATCAAAAGGTAAAAAATTAGATTTTACCTTGCAAGAATTAAACCGTGAAACAAACACGATTGCTTCTAAATGCTCTCAAATTTCTATCAGTTCTTTGACCATCGATATCAAAACTGATTTGGAAAAAGCTCGAGAACAAGCTCAAAACATTTTGTAA
- a CDS encoding YebC/PmpR family DNA-binding transcriptional regulator — MSGHSKWANIKHKKAKEDAKRGKEFTKLVREITIAAKSGGDPAGNPRLRHLVDEAKDINMPLENIQRAIKKGTGELPGVSYEAITYEGHGPGGTAIIIEVLTDNKNRVVAELRHIFSRNGGTLAETGAIGWMFERLGIVRAHAPAGLTEDQIFERLLDFEINDISIQDGTLTVSMPIASLHEVTEAVKGMGIKVDNSQLEWVAKNLIELDADAEEKAFNLLEKIEEYDDVQNVYTNIG, encoded by the coding sequence ATGTCAGGTCATTCCAAATGGGCCAATATAAAGCATAAAAAAGCTAAAGAAGACGCTAAACGGGGTAAAGAATTTACTAAACTCGTTCGAGAAATAACCATAGCCGCTAAATCAGGCGGAGACCCTGCTGGCAATCCAAGACTCCGACACCTTGTTGATGAAGCAAAAGATATCAATATGCCTCTTGAAAACATTCAACGGGCTATTAAAAAAGGTACTGGAGAACTTCCAGGTGTAAGCTATGAAGCAATCACCTATGAAGGACATGGTCCAGGCGGCACAGCAATTATCATTGAAGTTCTTACTGATAATAAAAATCGCGTTGTCGCTGAATTACGCCATATTTTTTCCCGCAATGGTGGCACGCTCGCAGAAACAGGCGCTATTGGCTGGATGTTTGAACGTCTTGGCATCGTACGAGCACATGCTCCTGCAGGACTAACTGAAGATCAAATTTTTGAAAGATTATTAGATTTTGAAATTAATGATATTTCAATTCAAGATGGAACGCTTACCGTCAGTATGCCGATTGCAAGTTTGCATGAAGTAACTGAAGCAGTAAAAGGCATGGGCATTAAAGTTGATAACTCACAGCTTGAGTGGGTTGCTAAAAACTTAATTGAACTTGATGCTGATGCTGAAGAAAAAGCATTCAATTTGCTTGAAAAAATAGAAGAATATGATGACGTACAAAACGTCTACACCAACATCGGATGA